A genomic stretch from Poecile atricapillus isolate bPoeAtr1 chromosome 10, bPoeAtr1.hap1, whole genome shotgun sequence includes:
- the APRT gene encoding adenine phosphoribosyltransferase: MSQERLRRVRDRVRPFPDFPEPGVLFRDISPLLKDPVAFRTLIDLLEDHVRASFPKIDFIVGLDSRGFLIGPPLAQRLGIGFVPVRKKGKLPGATESISYSLEYGKAELEIQSDAVEPGQKVVIVDDLLATGGTMCAACELLKRLKAEILECLVIIELKSLKGLEKLNSIPFYSLLQYD; this comes from the exons GAGCCAGGAGCGGCTGCGGAGGGTCCGCGACCGCGTCCGGCCCTTCCCCGACTTCCCGGAGCCCGGCGTGCTGTTCCG CGATATCAGCCCCTTGCTGAAGGACCCTGTGGCGTTCAGGACTTTGATTGATCTTCTGGAGGATCATGTGAGGGCGTCTTTCCCTAAAATCGACTTCATCGTGG GCCTGGACTCCCGTGGGTTCCTCATCGGGCCCCCCCTGGCACAGAGGTTGGGGATCGGCTTCGTGCCCGTGCGGAAAAAGGGGAAACTCCCCGGTGCCACCGAGTCCATCTCCTACAGCCTGGAATATGGCAAG GCTGAACTGGAAATCCAGAGTGATGCTGTGGAGCCAGGACAGAAAGTGGTGATTGTGGATGACTTGCTGGCAACTGGAG GTACCATGTGTGCTGCCTGCGAGCTGCTGAAGAGGCTGAAGGCTGAAATCCTGGAGTGCCTGGTGATCATAGAGTTAAAATCCCTGaaagggctggaaaagctcaattccatccccttcTACTCCCTGCTGCAGTATGACTGA